The following proteins are co-located in the Desulfovibrio inopinatus DSM 10711 genome:
- a CDS encoding YitT family protein has protein sequence MSRFQFTDSIIYNITMITAGAFLFALGVKAIASHHQFIVGGLFGTALLIKYATNTLNPGVWFFILNIPIFLLARFFVSGRFFWLSLYAMIISSLAYELVNVDFGITNQLYAAIAAGVICGAGSGLILRTFGSGGGLDVIAIILFQRYNIGVGRFYLIFNAVLFIFGSLKLGPDLLIASLIMVFTSSDVMDKVMTLYSQRKMAFIISPHVEQICTRIQSQLKQGSTYLMGEGAYNRTPTKVLMTVTNNIQLKKLEEIVFTTDERALFIVENTQNVIGSSFSKRKLY, from the coding sequence ATGTCGAGATTTCAGTTCACCGACTCGATTATCTATAATATCACCATGATCACGGCGGGAGCGTTCTTGTTCGCCCTCGGCGTCAAAGCCATCGCATCACATCATCAGTTTATCGTTGGTGGCCTCTTTGGAACAGCATTGCTCATCAAATATGCCACGAACACGCTCAACCCTGGTGTATGGTTCTTTATTCTCAATATTCCGATATTTCTGCTGGCGCGTTTTTTTGTCAGTGGCCGTTTTTTTTGGTTGAGCCTCTATGCTATGATCATTTCATCACTCGCATATGAGCTGGTCAATGTCGACTTCGGCATTACCAACCAACTCTATGCGGCGATTGCTGCTGGCGTCATTTGTGGAGCAGGATCAGGATTGATTCTGCGAACCTTTGGCTCTGGGGGAGGGCTCGACGTTATCGCCATCATCTTGTTTCAGCGGTATAATATCGGTGTTGGACGATTCTATCTCATCTTCAATGCGGTGCTCTTTATTTTCGGATCACTGAAGCTCGGACCAGACCTTCTCATCGCATCGCTCATCATGGTCTTTACGTCTTCCGATGTGATGGACAAAGTCATGACACTCTACAGCCAACGCAAAATGGCCTTCATCATCTCACCACATGTGGAACAGATTTGTACACGCATTCAGTCCCAGCTCAAACAAGGTTCGACCTATCTCATGGGCGAAGGTGCCTACAATCGGACACCCACCAAGGTTCTCATGACCGTGACCAACAACATTCAGCTCAAAAAGCTTGAAGAAATTGTCTTTACGACAGACGAACGCGCCCTTTTCATTGTGGAAAACACGCAAAATGTCATCGGGTCTTCCTTCTCCAAACGAAAACTGTATTAA
- a CDS encoding sensor histidine kinase, with amino-acid sequence MATLPTKFAPAERAGAPAIQQENEKLQADACLASMNAIPMVVLVLNAQRQLVFANDAFLKLLGATDIKPFLGKRPGEVFGCVYAQQNDGGCGTTEFCRKCGAVRSILSALGGIASVQECSMLRDHDADALELLVSSSPFIVEGENYVIFTITDISHEKRRRALERIFFHDILNTAGGARGLIDFLRDQVPDELRDDTELVHATLSQLVDEIVSQKELLAAESRELSVDPMTLRSLEVVRLVAATYAGYFVAEDKRISVDEASCDLELVTDYTLIRRILGNMVKNALEASVPEDTVTLGCFAEDDNIVFWVRNRLVMSEDVRLQVFKRSFSTKGAGRGLGTYSIKLLGERYLGGEVWFTSSEEAGGTTFYIRLPKRYRDPAELAD; translated from the coding sequence TTGGCCACACTACCTACTAAATTTGCACCTGCAGAGCGAGCCGGAGCACCGGCCATACAGCAAGAGAATGAAAAGCTTCAGGCCGATGCGTGTCTTGCCTCTATGAACGCCATTCCCATGGTCGTTTTAGTACTCAATGCACAGCGTCAGCTTGTCTTTGCGAACGATGCGTTTCTGAAGCTGCTTGGAGCTACGGACATCAAACCATTTTTAGGAAAACGTCCGGGCGAAGTGTTCGGTTGTGTGTATGCGCAACAAAACGATGGTGGTTGTGGAACCACGGAATTTTGCCGCAAGTGCGGTGCGGTGCGCTCCATTCTTTCCGCCTTGGGCGGTATCGCTTCGGTGCAGGAATGTAGCATGTTGCGGGACCACGATGCTGACGCTTTGGAATTGCTTGTGAGTTCTTCTCCGTTTATTGTGGAGGGGGAGAATTATGTCATCTTCACGATTACCGACATCAGCCATGAAAAACGACGCCGAGCTCTGGAGCGTATTTTTTTTCACGACATCCTCAATACAGCTGGTGGAGCTCGAGGGCTGATCGACTTTCTGAGGGATCAGGTACCCGATGAATTACGTGACGATACCGAGCTCGTTCATGCGACATTGAGTCAGCTTGTTGATGAAATTGTTTCGCAAAAAGAGCTCCTTGCCGCAGAAAGCCGGGAACTTAGCGTTGATCCGATGACGTTACGTTCTCTTGAAGTGGTTCGATTGGTTGCAGCGACATACGCCGGGTATTTTGTCGCTGAGGACAAGCGGATTTCTGTGGACGAAGCGTCGTGCGATTTGGAATTGGTGACGGACTATACACTGATTCGGCGTATTTTAGGCAATATGGTGAAAAATGCATTGGAAGCCTCAGTGCCCGAAGATACGGTGACGTTGGGCTGTTTCGCAGAAGATGATAATATTGTCTTCTGGGTTCGAAACCGGCTTGTTATGTCGGAAGATGTTCGTTTGCAGGTGTTCAAACGGTCTTTTTCAACAAAGGGAGCTGGCCGCGGCTTGGGGACATACAGCATTAAGCTGCTTGGGGAACGTTATCTCGGTGGAGAGGTATGGTTCACGTCGTCTGAAGAGGCTGGCGGGACCACGTTTTATATTCGTTTGCCGAAGCGTTATCGTGATCCCGCGGAACTGGCGGATTAA
- a CDS encoding class I SAM-dependent methyltransferase translates to MLKRLLAHPLTQGLDINDPKTTARRREIILSKPFLKRVYEDWYTRVVTSLPDASGPSGALVEIGSGGGFFDQIKPETVTSEIFFLPSVRAVLDATALPFQSASLRALVMVDVLHHICAVRDFLAEASRCVAPGGRIIMIEPWVSAWSRYVYGRLHHEPFRPDAVDWEFPSCGPLSGANGALPWIIFERDRSSFETDFPEWCIERVEPFMPFRYLFSGGVSLRSLAPNLAYQPFVWLERFLTPYMERFAMFAHIVITRTEFGTSLRE, encoded by the coding sequence GTGTTGAAAAGGCTTTTGGCACATCCCCTGACGCAGGGATTGGATATTAATGACCCGAAAACAACTGCACGACGGCGAGAGATCATCCTCAGTAAACCGTTTTTAAAGCGGGTGTATGAGGATTGGTATACTCGTGTCGTCACCAGTTTGCCTGACGCCTCTGGACCGTCTGGAGCCCTTGTTGAGATTGGTTCCGGAGGGGGCTTTTTCGATCAGATAAAGCCCGAGACGGTGACGTCCGAGATTTTTTTTCTGCCCTCGGTTCGCGCTGTACTCGATGCAACGGCGTTGCCGTTTCAGTCTGCCAGTTTGCGGGCACTTGTTATGGTTGATGTTCTGCATCACATCTGTGCGGTGCGTGATTTTTTAGCGGAAGCGAGTCGATGTGTCGCACCGGGAGGCCGTATCATCATGATCGAGCCGTGGGTCTCGGCATGGTCGCGTTATGTCTACGGCCGGCTGCACCACGAGCCGTTTCGTCCTGATGCCGTCGACTGGGAGTTTCCTTCCTGTGGGCCATTGTCCGGAGCCAATGGCGCTTTACCGTGGATCATATTCGAGCGCGATCGCTCCAGTTTTGAAACCGATTTCCCCGAATGGTGTATTGAGCGAGTAGAACCATTCATGCCATTTCGATATCTTTTTTCCGGTGGCGTTTCTTTGCGTAGTCTCGCACCCAATCTCGCCTATCAACCCTTTGTCTGGCTTGAACGGTTTCTAACGCCATATATGGAGCGTTTTGCCATGTTTGCACATATCGTGATCACCCGTACTGAATTCGGGACAAGCCTACGAGAGTGA